One Sphaeramia orbicularis chromosome 21, fSphaOr1.1, whole genome shotgun sequence DNA window includes the following coding sequences:
- the LOC115412063 gene encoding olfactory receptor 49-like — translation MMENVSVITLFTLSGLNFTIEQRITLFVLTLLWYLLILFGNFTIIFVIVRNKSLHEPMYIFLCNLCINALYGTVGFYPKFLLDLVFSHVISYTGCMLQGFVIHSSTCGDFSILTLMAYDRYVAICRPLTYHSVMTKHRVYIFVFFSWFVPLFCMFMNTATLLGKKLCGSHIQRIYCINWNVASLACSPSKAHVAVGYFNMLFYFGHFLFVFWSYMYLIKTCMLSKENFQKFMQTCLPHLICLIIYSFSVLLDLLYMRLGSVTLSQDLFNFMAIEFLLIPPVVNPLIYGLKLTKIRTQLLNFFYMKRSVHNKSP, via the coding sequence ATGATGGAAAATGTTTCAGTTATCACACTTTTTACTCTTTCAGGCTTGAATTTCACTATAGAACAGAGAATCACTCTGTTCGTGCTGACATTGCTGTGGTACTTATTGATTCTATTTGGaaattttactattatttttgtCATTGTCAGGAACAAATCCCTTCATGAGccaatgtacattttcttgtgtaaTCTGTGCATTAACGCTCTGTATGGAACAGTTGGCTTTTATCCTAAATTCCTTTTGGACCTAGTGTTCTCACATGTTATTTCTTACACTGGATGTATGCTACAGGGATTTGTAATCCACTCATCAACATGTGGGGACTTTTCCATTTTAACTCTGATGGCATATGACAGATATGTGGCTATCTGTCGACCTCTGACCTACCATTCAGTTATGACCAAACACAGAGTCtacatctttgtgtttttctcaTGGTTTGTGCCTCTGTTTTGTATGTTCATGAACACAGCAACGTTACTGGGCAAAAAGCTTTGCGGCTCACACATCCAGCGGATCTACTGTATCAACTGGAATGTAGCATCTCTTGCTTGTTCACCATCTAAAGCACATGTTGCAGTAGGATATTTTAACATGCTGTTTTACTTtggacattttttgtttgttttttggtcttACATGTATCTGATAAAAACATGCATGTTGTCCAAAGAAAACTTTCAGAAGTTCATGCAGACGTGTTTGCCACATTTAATCTGTTTGATCATCTACTCCTTCAGTGTACTTTTAGATTTACTCTACATGAGACTTGGATCAGTCACTTTATCACAAGACCTGTTTAATTTTATGGCAATTGAATTTTTACTTATTCCTCCTGTTGTCAATCCACTTATTTATGGACTAAAGCTTACTAAAATCCGCACacaacttttgaattttttttatatgaagAGGAGTGTGCACAATAAGAGCCCATAG